The Microscilla marina ATCC 23134 genome includes the window TATTACGATATTGATACAGGCGATGACGTGGTGATCAATGAAGAGGCTTTTCCTAAGATTGAAGCAAAAATGCTGGAACTAGCCAAGCAAAAGAACGAGTTTGCGCGTAAGGAAGTAAGCAAGGCGGAGGCTATTGAGTACTTTACCGAGAAAGGAGACGAGTACAAACTAGAGTTGATTGATCGTTTGGAAGATGGTACGATCACTTTTTATACCCAAGGTAATTTTACTGATTTATGCCGTGGGGGACACATCCCCAGTACTGGGCTTATCAAAGCAGCCAAGTTAACCAATGTGGCAGGAGCTTACTGGTTAGGGCAAACCGATCGTAAGCAGCTGACCCGCATATATGGCATCACTTTCCCTAAACAAAAAGAGCTGAAGGAACACTTGGCTTTGTTAGAGGAAGCCAAAAAACGCGATCACCGTAAATTGGGGAAAGAACTTGAGCTGTTTACTTTCTCTGAGCGGGTAGGCAAAGGTTTACCACTATGGTTGCCCAAAGGTGCATTGTTGCGTGAGCGTTTAGAAAACTTTATGCGTAGGGCACAAATCAAAGCGGGATATTCACCAGTAGTGACCCCACACATTGGCAGCAAAAAACTATACGAAACCTCTGGACACTGGGAAAAGTATGGCGAAGATTCTTTTCAGCCTATAGCTACCCCACAAGAGGGAGAAGAGTTCATGCTTAAACCTATGAACTGCCCACACCATTGTGAGATTTATGCGTCAAAACCCCGCTCTTACAAAGACTTGCCTTTGCGTTTGGCAGAGTTTGGTACAGTGTACCGTTATGAGCAAAGTGGAGAGTTGCATGGGTTGACCCGTGTACGTGGCTTTACGCAAGACGATGCGCATATTTTCTGTACACCAGCGCAGGTAAAAGAAGAGTTTGGGAAAGTAATTGATCTTGTACTGTATGTATTCAGTGCTTTAGGTTTTGAAGATT containing:
- the thrS gene encoding threonine--tRNA ligase yields the protein MSNIKITLPDGSVREYPAGTTGHEVALSISEGLARNVLTAKVNGEVWESSRPIHEDATVSLLTWKDEDGKQAFWHSSAHLLAEAVEALYPGTKFGIGPSIESGGFYYDIDTGDDVVINEEAFPKIEAKMLELAKQKNEFARKEVSKAEAIEYFTEKGDEYKLELIDRLEDGTITFYTQGNFTDLCRGGHIPSTGLIKAAKLTNVAGAYWLGQTDRKQLTRIYGITFPKQKELKEHLALLEEAKKRDHRKLGKELELFTFSERVGKGLPLWLPKGALLRERLENFMRRAQIKAGYSPVVTPHIGSKKLYETSGHWEKYGEDSFQPIATPQEGEEFMLKPMNCPHHCEIYASKPRSYKDLPLRLAEFGTVYRYEQSGELHGLTRVRGFTQDDAHIFCTPAQVKEEFGKVIDLVLYVFSALGFEDYTAQISLRDPENKSKYFGKDEDWEQAEQAIIDVAAQKGLQTVTELGEAAFYGPKLDFMVKDALKRKWQLGTVQLDYQLPDRFELEYTGSDNERHRPVMIHRAPFGSLERFIAVLTEHCAGKFPLWLAPEQIAILPISQKFHDYAQEVYAQLEENDI